In Candidatus Anaeroferrophillus wilburensis, one DNA window encodes the following:
- a CDS encoding chalcone isomerase family protein, with protein MMGKLIRTLLVVIVGSILASSAVEAASLKGVTLADTIAVTGQELTLNGIGMRKKLIFNVYVTGLYLPKKTTDAAVAITTNAAKQIVMVFVHSKVAQEKIVAAWNDGFFNNSQEKLSLLQDRINQFNGFFNRDMVKGDRVELTYQPALGTTVTINGTKQGIIPGEDFMQALWSIWLGNNPADARLKEALLG; from the coding sequence ATGATGGGAAAACTGATTCGGACACTACTGGTTGTTATCGTCGGCTCCATACTGGCTAGCTCAGCAGTCGAGGCAGCATCGCTAAAGGGCGTAACCCTGGCTGACACGATTGCCGTTACAGGCCAGGAGTTGACCCTGAACGGCATTGGCATGCGCAAAAAGCTGATTTTCAATGTCTATGTCACCGGTCTCTATCTGCCAAAAAAAACCACAGATGCCGCCGTTGCAATCACCACCAATGCCGCCAAACAGATTGTCATGGTTTTTGTCCACAGCAAGGTTGCTCAGGAAAAGATTGTCGCCGCCTGGAATGATGGTTTTTTTAACAATTCTCAGGAAAAGCTCTCCCTGCTGCAGGACCGCATCAACCAGTTCAACGGCTTTTTTAATCGTGATATGGTGAAAGGCGACCGGGTGGAACTGACCTATCAGCCGGCCCTGGGTACCACGGTCACCATCAATGGTACGAAGCAGGGGATCATCCCGGGTGAGGACTTCATGCAGGCCTTATGGTCCATCTGGCTGGGAAACAATCCCGCCGATGCCCGTTTGAAAGAGGCGCTGCTGGGATAA
- a CDS encoding ferrous iron transporter B, with translation MNILLMGNPNVGKSVVFNRLTGARVVTANYAGTTVEYTKGFMFHEGKRLDIIDVPGTYTLEPTCKAEEVAVDMMAAGDLIINVANATNLERNLRFTLELMDQGKPMVLVLNLWDETRHKGIYIDVEALERLLGIPVIPTVAVTAEGIKNLISRLPEATVSRPCPQCSDGDFWQQVGMIIKQVQRVTHRHHTWLERLEDVSIKPLTGLPLAAIVIFLTFFFIRLIGENLISHVFDPFFETYYRPFIYQVVNYAFPSGFIHNLLLGTSPDFVESLGLLTTGIYVPIAMVLPYIFSFYLILSFLEDFGYLPRFAILIDTFMHKIGLHGFAIIPMILGLGCNVPGAMATRVLESRREKFIAGTLMAISVPCMAQTAMIIGLVGRYGLSYVAIIYGTLALVALVMGSLMNALIPGYSPEIFLEIPSYHIPHLGTLLKKLWMRIRGFLAEAIPLVLVGVLLVNILFLSGVIDGLASLTAPVIVKIMGLPKEAVSSLIIGFLRKDVAIGMLEPLGMSIKQLIIASTILSIYFPCIATFAVLMRELGIKAMLLASVIMVGTAVTVGGILNLVLPNFS, from the coding sequence ATGAATATCCTCCTGATGGGCAACCCCAATGTCGGGAAGAGCGTGGTTTTCAACCGGCTGACCGGAGCCCGGGTGGTAACTGCCAACTATGCCGGCACAACCGTTGAATACACCAAAGGCTTCATGTTCCATGAAGGGAAACGCCTGGATATTATTGATGTGCCCGGCACCTACACTCTGGAACCCACCTGCAAGGCGGAGGAGGTTGCCGTCGACATGATGGCTGCCGGCGACCTGATTATCAATGTTGCCAATGCCACCAACCTTGAACGCAACCTGCGCTTTACCCTTGAATTGATGGACCAGGGTAAGCCGATGGTTCTGGTCCTTAATCTCTGGGATGAAACCCGGCATAAAGGAATTTACATTGACGTCGAAGCCCTGGAAAGACTGCTGGGGATTCCCGTCATCCCAACGGTAGCAGTTACCGCTGAAGGAATTAAAAACCTCATTTCCCGTTTGCCGGAAGCCACCGTTTCCAGACCGTGCCCCCAGTGCAGCGATGGCGATTTCTGGCAGCAGGTGGGAATGATTATCAAGCAGGTTCAGCGGGTAACCCATCGCCACCATACCTGGCTGGAACGCCTGGAAGATGTCAGCATCAAACCGCTCACCGGTCTGCCGCTGGCAGCCATTGTTATCTTTCTTACCTTCTTCTTCATCCGCCTGATTGGTGAGAATCTGATCAGTCATGTCTTTGATCCTTTTTTTGAAACCTATTACCGACCCTTCATCTACCAGGTGGTTAATTACGCTTTTCCCAGTGGCTTCATCCACAATCTGCTGCTGGGCACCTCACCTGATTTCGTTGAATCTCTGGGGCTTTTGACCACCGGAATCTATGTTCCCATTGCCATGGTGCTGCCCTATATCTTCAGTTTTTATCTGATTTTATCCTTTTTGGAAGATTTCGGCTACCTGCCCCGTTTTGCCATTCTGATCGACACCTTCATGCACAAAATCGGTCTGCATGGGTTTGCCATCATTCCCATGATTCTGGGGCTGGGATGCAATGTCCCGGGGGCGATGGCCACCCGGGTGCTGGAAAGCCGGCGGGAAAAATTCATTGCCGGTACACTGATGGCCATTTCCGTTCCCTGCATGGCCCAGACGGCCATGATTATCGGCCTGGTGGGCCGCTATGGGCTCTCCTATGTTGCCATTATCTATGGAACCCTGGCCCTCGTTGCCCTGGTGATGGGTAGTCTGATGAATGCCCTGATCCCCGGCTACAGTCCGGAAATTTTTCTGGAAATTCCCTCCTATCATATTCCCCATCTAGGAACTCTGCTGAAGAAACTGTGGATGAGAATCCGTGGTTTTCTGGCAGAAGCGATACCTCTCGTTCTGGTTGGGGTGCTGCTGGTGAACATCCTCTTTCTTTCCGGCGTCATTGATGGTCTTGCCAGCCTAACGGCTCCGGTAATCGTTAAAATCATGGGCTTGCCCAAAGAAGCAGTTTCCTCACTGATCATCGGCTTTCTCCGCAAGGATGTGGCAATCGGCATGCTGGAACCACTGGGAATGTCCATCAAACAGCTGATTATTGCCTCCACAATCCTTTCCATCTATTTCCCCTGCATTGCCACCTTTGCCGTCCTGATGCGGGAACTGGGGATAAAAGCCATGCTGCTGGCAAGCGTGATTATGGTGGGTACGGCGGTGACGGTGGGGGGAATACTGAACCTGGTGCTGCCGAACTTTTCCTGA
- a CDS encoding ABC transporter substrate-binding protein: MPAAPITLAYSVDSDDLFMFYALLEGKIDTGAMSFEHLRHDTKTLNEMARQQQVDITAVSIHAYAYLTEHYLLLPHGGSIGVNYGPLVLANQPGSLDKLAGRKISLPGLDTTAALVFQLACPEFEPVIIPITPFERTFTALRSGDVDAAVVIHEGNLTYAERGFYKILDLGAWWWEQTGYPLPLGGNVIRRGLGMEKINRISQLLRESIRYALEHREEVIEYLLARETRTDRALHNRQLLDCYLSLYANRDTLEFPDAARAGMAELFRRGFQAGLIPQPVKIEFAP, translated from the coding sequence ATGCCTGCCGCCCCTATCACCCTTGCCTACAGCGTTGACTCCGATGATTTGTTCATGTTCTATGCCCTGCTTGAAGGAAAAATCGATACCGGCGCCATGTCGTTTGAGCATCTGCGGCACGATACCAAAACCCTGAACGAGATGGCGCGGCAGCAGCAAGTCGACATTACCGCCGTTTCCATCCATGCTTATGCCTATCTCACCGAACATTACCTGCTCCTGCCCCATGGCGGCAGTATCGGGGTCAATTATGGCCCATTGGTTCTGGCCAACCAGCCGGGGTCGCTTGACAAGCTTGCCGGCCGGAAGATATCGCTTCCCGGCCTTGACACAACGGCCGCACTGGTCTTTCAGCTTGCCTGCCCGGAGTTTGAACCGGTCATTATCCCGATTACCCCTTTTGAACGGACCTTTACCGCCCTAAGATCAGGAGATGTCGATGCCGCGGTGGTCATCCATGAAGGAAATCTGACCTATGCCGAACGGGGATTTTATAAAATTCTTGATTTAGGCGCCTGGTGGTGGGAACAAACCGGCTACCCCCTGCCCCTGGGAGGAAATGTCATCCGCAGGGGACTGGGAATGGAAAAAATAAACCGGATTTCTCAGCTGCTCCGGGAAAGCATCAGGTATGCACTGGAACACCGGGAGGAGGTCATTGAGTATCTGCTGGCCAGGGAAACCCGCACTGACCGTGCACTGCATAATCGGCAGCTGCTGGATTGCTATCTTTCTCTCTACGCCAACCGGGACACCCTTGAATTTCCCGATGCAGCCAGAGCCGGGATGGCTGAGCTGTTCCGCCGGGGATTCCAGGCGGGACTCATCCCCCAACCGGTAAAAATCGAATTTGCTCCATAA
- the rlmB gene encoding 23S rRNA (guanosine(2251)-2'-O)-methyltransferase RlmB, whose translation MSKPQHPDAETEIIFGINAVNELLQSGNRDVEVFYCEESAGKRIKVLESLARRQGLLIKHLPKAALSRLAGVDRHQGVAVSVAQFNYSPLAALLPSAAVQRHPLPAILALDGVTDPQNLGAILRTAAAAGVAGVIIPERRAAGITPVVARIASGGLEYVKICRVTNLVTALQQCREQGYWIAGTVTAAEGLSVYQADLCRPLVIVVGSEAKGMRPLVRRTCDLLLTIPLRTSIESLNVSAATAVVLFEMLRQQEMAAVGR comes from the coding sequence GTGAGCAAGCCGCAGCATCCAGATGCTGAAACAGAGATAATTTTCGGCATTAATGCCGTCAATGAACTCCTGCAGTCAGGGAATCGGGATGTTGAGGTTTTCTATTGTGAAGAGTCAGCCGGCAAGCGGATAAAGGTCCTTGAATCCCTGGCCAGGCGACAGGGCCTTCTGATCAAACATCTTCCCAAAGCGGCTCTCAGCCGGCTGGCAGGAGTTGACCGCCATCAAGGGGTGGCAGTCAGTGTCGCCCAGTTCAATTATTCTCCCCTCGCTGCTCTCTTGCCTTCCGCAGCTGTTCAACGTCACCCATTACCGGCGATTCTGGCCCTAGATGGGGTTACCGATCCCCAGAATCTTGGAGCCATCCTGCGCACCGCTGCGGCTGCCGGGGTAGCCGGGGTTATCATTCCTGAACGGCGAGCTGCCGGCATCACGCCGGTGGTGGCCAGGATTGCTTCAGGAGGGCTTGAGTATGTGAAAATCTGCCGGGTCACCAATCTGGTGACGGCCCTGCAGCAATGTCGAGAACAGGGCTACTGGATAGCGGGTACGGTGACGGCAGCCGAAGGTTTGTCCGTGTACCAGGCAGATCTGTGCCGGCCACTGGTTATTGTTGTCGGTTCCGAAGCCAAGGGTATGCGGCCGCTGGTCCGCAGGACCTGCGATCTGCTGTTGACCATTCCACTGCGGACGTCAATCGAATCTCTCAATGTTTCGGCTGCTACGGCGGTGGTTCTTTTTGAGATGCTTCGCCAACAGGAGATGGCGGCCGTAGGCCGTTAG
- a CDS encoding diacylglycerol kinase family protein, giving the protein MRSKTGPATMMPRFTKEKPHGIGHGRLQSILWAAKGIKFLFRTEINARLHAMATAAVLAVSIFLPLTSLEWALVAIATSMVWSAEAMNTAIEHLADMVSTKPDPRIAVIKDLAAGAVLIAAIGAAIIGVLVFAPYLMQLLSG; this is encoded by the coding sequence ATGAGAAGCAAAACTGGGCCGGCTACTATGATGCCACGCTTTACCAAAGAGAAACCGCATGGGATCGGTCATGGCCGTCTGCAGAGTATCCTCTGGGCGGCCAAAGGAATTAAATTTCTGTTCCGGACTGAAATCAACGCCCGCCTACACGCAATGGCCACCGCAGCGGTCCTGGCCGTCAGTATATTCCTGCCCCTGACATCCCTTGAATGGGCGTTGGTGGCCATTGCCACCAGCATGGTCTGGTCGGCTGAGGCCATGAATACGGCCATCGAGCATCTGGCCGATATGGTGAGCACCAAACCGGATCCACGAATTGCCGTCATTAAAGATCTGGCCGCCGGCGCAGTACTGATTGCGGCAATCGGCGCGGCCATTATCGGCGTGCTGGTTTTCGCTCCCTACCTGATGCAGCTGCTGTCGGGCTAA
- a CDS encoding ferrous iron transport protein A — MTLAELESGKQARVTDFTGGPGMTKKLENLGLLRGRIVKKISNNPFRGPVVVRIDQLELAIGHGMATRIMVEPL; from the coding sequence ATGACATTAGCAGAACTTGAAAGCGGCAAACAGGCGCGGGTAACTGATTTTACCGGCGGCCCAGGAATGACGAAAAAGCTGGAAAATCTTGGCCTTCTGCGGGGTAGAATTGTCAAAAAAATAAGCAACAACCCTTTCCGGGGACCGGTGGTTGTCAGAATTGATCAACTGGAACTGGCCATCGGCCATGGCATGGCCACCCGGATCATGGTGGAGCCTCTCTAA
- a CDS encoding YeeE/YedE family protein codes for MLSVFIIAGTCLILGLASGFLMHRSDFCLVATFRDLFLFRSWFLIRILLLLVVTSMVLFEMAHLLGLLPSHPFPLLGALSVATLIGGFIFGVGMVLAGGCVVGTLYKMGAGSILSLVAFIGLIFGSGLYAEIHPFWSTFVKKTTFFPGIITLPHLLQLAPGWLILPIGGFSLWLFHRWQQQNLWQRTAYANNYLQPWKAALGLAIINLFSYIIVGMPLGITTTYAKLAAYGEHFFWPRHLESLSYFQAVPLNVTLPWLGLHLQGGAAPRIDAIAYIQGPVIIGIILGSALSAILNGEFKIYWRAPRRQYASVLIGGIIMALASRMTPACNVWHLMGGLPIFGLQSMVFLVALLPGAWLGSRLLTILVMNS; via the coding sequence ATGCTGTCAGTTTTTATTATTGCCGGGACCTGCCTGATTCTTGGCCTGGCCAGTGGTTTTCTGATGCACCGCTCAGATTTCTGCCTGGTCGCCACGTTTCGTGATCTTTTTCTGTTCCGCTCATGGTTTTTAATCCGCATTCTCCTCCTGCTGGTTGTCACCTCAATGGTGCTTTTTGAAATGGCACACCTTCTTGGTCTGCTGCCATCTCATCCATTTCCACTATTGGGTGCACTGTCGGTAGCAACACTTATCGGCGGTTTCATCTTTGGGGTCGGCATGGTCCTGGCCGGCGGCTGTGTCGTTGGTACACTTTACAAAATGGGAGCCGGCAGCATTCTCAGCCTGGTGGCTTTCATCGGTTTGATTTTCGGCAGTGGCTTGTACGCTGAAATCCATCCGTTTTGGAGTACTTTCGTTAAGAAAACAACCTTTTTTCCCGGGATTATCACTCTTCCCCACCTTCTCCAGCTCGCTCCCGGCTGGCTGATTCTTCCCATTGGCGGATTCTCGCTCTGGCTGTTCCATCGCTGGCAGCAACAAAACCTCTGGCAGCGAACCGCTTATGCGAATAATTACCTGCAGCCGTGGAAGGCCGCATTGGGGCTGGCAATTATCAATCTATTCAGCTACATTATCGTCGGCATGCCATTGGGCATTACAACCACCTATGCCAAGCTTGCCGCTTATGGAGAACATTTTTTCTGGCCTCGGCATCTCGAATCACTGAGCTATTTCCAAGCAGTCCCCCTGAATGTCACCTTGCCGTGGCTTGGCTTGCATCTGCAGGGTGGCGCCGCCCCCAGGATTGATGCAATCGCCTACATTCAGGGTCCGGTAATCATTGGGATTATCCTGGGTTCTGCCCTGTCAGCCATACTAAACGGTGAATTCAAAATCTACTGGCGGGCACCCCGGCGCCAATATGCCAGTGTTCTTATCGGGGGGATCATCATGGCTCTGGCATCCCGCATGACGCCGGCCTGCAACGTCTGGCATCTGATGGGTGGTCTACCGATTTTCGGTCTGCAAAGCATGGTATTTCTGGTCGCCCTGCTTCCCGGTGCTTGGCTTGGCAGTCGTTTGCTGACCATTCTGGTTATGAATTCTTGA
- a CDS encoding sulfurtransferase TusA family protein → MTFDQSENPQFDIRGQICPSSLLVALREVNKRQQEIKAGRQHLILLTDNRDATTTIPEALINMGYNVSVAKEGSYYVITVTGQPV, encoded by the coding sequence ATGACGTTTGATCAGTCTGAAAATCCACAATTTGACATTCGCGGCCAGATATGCCCCTCTTCACTGCTTGTTGCCCTGCGGGAGGTCAACAAGCGGCAACAGGAGATTAAAGCAGGCCGCCAACATCTGATCCTGCTGACCGACAACCGGGATGCCACGACAACCATTCCCGAAGCCTTGATCAATATGGGTTATAACGTTTCCGTTGCCAAAGAAGGCAGTTACTATGTCATAACGGTAACAGGGCAACCCGTCTGA
- a CDS encoding aminotransferase class I/II-fold pyridoxal phosphate-dependent enzyme: MEEFSRIKRLPPYVFSIVNELKMDARHRGEDIVDLGMGNPDLPTPQHIVDKLAEAIYNPKNHRYSASKGIEKLRLAMGNWYKRRYDIELDPDREIVVTIGAKEGISHLALAVINTGDVVFAPSPTYPIHPYSVIIAGGDLRSIPIAPDRDFFDDLLMATKLTWPRPKMVIISYPHNPTTTVVDLDFFKRMVDFAREHGLIIVHDFAYADLTYDGYKAPSILQVDGAKEVAVEFYSLSKSYSMAGWRVGFCVGSQRIVQALTKIKSYLDYGIFQPIQIAAIAALNGDQSCVDDIVGVYKKRRDTLCDGLQRIGWPVNKPLGTMFVWGKIPEQFKGMGSLEFSKLMIQEAKVAVSPGIGFGEYGDDYVRFALVENEHRTKQAIRGIRQMLQKFS; this comes from the coding sequence ATGGAAGAATTTAGCCGCATCAAACGGCTGCCACCCTATGTGTTCAGCATTGTCAATGAACTTAAGATGGACGCTCGCCATCGTGGTGAGGATATTGTTGACCTGGGCATGGGGAACCCTGATCTGCCGACCCCGCAACACATTGTCGACAAGCTTGCTGAAGCCATTTACAATCCGAAAAACCATCGCTATTCAGCCTCCAAAGGCATTGAAAAACTCCGGCTGGCAATGGGCAACTGGTATAAACGCCGCTATGATATCGAGCTTGATCCCGACCGGGAAATTGTTGTTACCATCGGTGCCAAGGAGGGCATTTCACACCTGGCACTGGCGGTCATCAACACCGGTGATGTGGTCTTTGCGCCTTCCCCCACCTACCCGATACATCCCTATTCCGTTATTATTGCCGGCGGCGATCTGCGCAGCATCCCCATCGCCCCGGACCGGGATTTCTTCGACGACCTGCTGATGGCCACCAAGCTTACCTGGCCGCGCCCTAAAATGGTCATCATCAGTTACCCTCACAACCCGACCACCACTGTTGTGGATCTCGATTTTTTCAAACGGATGGTTGATTTTGCCCGGGAGCATGGGCTGATCATCGTCCATGACTTTGCCTATGCCGATCTTACCTACGATGGTTATAAAGCCCCCTCGATTCTGCAGGTGGATGGGGCCAAAGAGGTGGCGGTTGAGTTCTATTCCCTCTCCAAAAGCTACAGCATGGCGGGTTGGCGGGTTGGCTTCTGCGTTGGCAGTCAGCGCATCGTCCAGGCGCTGACCAAAATTAAAAGTTATCTCGACTATGGGATTTTTCAGCCTATCCAGATTGCCGCCATTGCGGCTCTCAACGGTGACCAAAGCTGTGTCGATGATATTGTCGGGGTCTATAAAAAACGTCGTGACACCTTATGCGACGGGTTGCAGCGGATTGGTTGGCCGGTGAACAAGCCACTGGGAACCATGTTCGTCTGGGGGAAAATTCCTGAACAGTTTAAGGGTATGGGCTCACTGGAATTTTCCAAGCTGATGATACAGGAGGCTAAGGTGGCGGTTTCCCCGGGCATCGGCTTTGGCGAGTATGGCGATGACTATGTTCGTTTTGCCCTGGTTGAAAATGAACACCGTACCAAGCAGGCAATCAGGGGGATCCGCCAGATGCTGCAAAAATTTTCATAG
- a CDS encoding homoserine dehydrogenase: protein MKTIGIGLIGLGTIGTGVARVLKDNADLIAGRLGARLELVKVADLDIVTDRGITFPDGVLTTNVGEVLENKDIAIVIELIGGYEPAKTFIRRALAAGKQVVTANKALLAKHGDELFQLAAASGVDFYYEASVGGGIPIIKVMRESLPANHIISVSGILNGTCNYILSKMADEGRAYTDVLAEAQELGYAEADPTFDVEGIDTAHKLAILAALAFGTPINVDGIHVEGITNVQPVDLEFAQEFGYKIKLLAIAKSYDNKVEARVHPTMIPQQHMLAKIDGVYNAVYIDADMLGPSLYYGQGAGMLPTASAVIADVIDIARNILPASSQRVPFLGSQPQAIKTLPYLPIEEISCKYYLRFTAHDQPGVLSSIAGILGQHRISIASVIQKGRNDAGGTVPIVMQTHQALERDLQYALKEIASLPVIADRAIVIRMETDL from the coding sequence ATGAAAACAATAGGCATCGGATTAATTGGCCTGGGAACAATCGGTACGGGTGTCGCCCGCGTACTGAAGGATAACGCTGACCTTATTGCCGGCCGGTTAGGCGCCCGGCTGGAACTGGTAAAAGTTGCCGACCTGGATATTGTCACCGATCGGGGCATTACCTTTCCTGACGGGGTACTGACAACCAATGTTGGTGAGGTGCTGGAAAATAAGGACATTGCCATCGTCATTGAACTGATTGGCGGCTATGAACCGGCCAAAACCTTTATCCGCCGGGCACTGGCAGCCGGCAAGCAGGTGGTCACCGCCAACAAGGCACTGCTGGCCAAACATGGGGATGAACTTTTCCAGCTTGCGGCGGCATCTGGAGTTGACTTCTACTATGAAGCAAGTGTTGGCGGTGGTATTCCGATCATCAAGGTCATGAGAGAGTCGCTGCCTGCCAATCATATCATTTCGGTAAGCGGCATTCTCAACGGTACCTGCAACTATATTCTCTCCAAAATGGCCGATGAAGGGCGAGCGTACACCGATGTTCTTGCCGAAGCCCAGGAATTGGGCTATGCCGAGGCAGATCCTACGTTCGATGTCGAGGGTATTGACACAGCCCATAAACTGGCTATCCTGGCGGCACTGGCATTTGGCACACCAATCAATGTTGACGGCATTCACGTTGAAGGGATAACCAATGTCCAGCCGGTGGATCTGGAGTTTGCCCAGGAATTCGGCTATAAGATTAAATTGCTGGCAATTGCCAAGTCGTATGACAACAAGGTGGAGGCTCGCGTCCATCCGACCATGATCCCCCAACAGCACATGCTGGCCAAAATTGACGGCGTTTACAATGCCGTTTATATTGACGCCGACATGCTTGGCCCCAGTCTTTACTATGGTCAGGGAGCCGGTATGCTGCCGACCGCCAGCGCGGTGATCGCCGATGTTATTGATATTGCCCGCAACATTCTTCCTGCCAGCAGCCAGCGGGTGCCATTTCTTGGCAGCCAGCCACAGGCAATAAAAACTTTGCCTTACCTTCCCATTGAGGAGATCAGCTGCAAATATTATCTCCGTTTTACGGCCCATGATCAGCCTGGTGTCCTTTCATCAATTGCCGGCATTCTGGGGCAACATCGTATCAGCATTGCTTCTGTTATACAGAAAGGAAGAAACGATGCCGGTGGCACCGTACCCATAGTTATGCAAACCCACCAAGCCCTTGAAAGGGATTTACAATACGCCTTGAAAGAGATTGCTTCGCTGCCGGTCATTGCTGATCGGGCCATTGTTATCAGGATGGAAACAGACCTGTAA
- a CDS encoding PAS domain S-box protein, with protein MNQEDRQAMMTEIEQLRHQNAVLKTKHHQSLLYIRDKVNQLLGVVGTIPLKPEELDDDTLIELDPIGIVSDAFTQILDHLRVTNDKLQETHDELQAIFDSASVGIVLVDAQYRILTYNSQAAKQLFQGQGDVIGQTCYDAICHHPCEPDSCLISRATSSGSRCSRKNLSLQNHQYDLVATPILDNNGNVSCVVTVFTDITERLRSEAALRESEERLRNLFENTTNLILIVSFDGQIQYVNQACCNALRYGQDELYALAIQDIIAPQEKYTARRQFRAILNGSGQDHISTVMQTKDGALVEVEGSASCQMADGKPVAFRAILRDVTIQRRLELEMSRTQKLESVGILAGGIAHDFNNLLAGILSNITLARFDLPADNKANGRLLETEKAVVRAQHLTQQLLTFSKGGMPVVQDVTIARLLHDSVRFSLSGSNVESVFSIPDNLWQVKADPGQIDQVIQNLVINSDQAMPDGGQIKVSCQNITISEDDPVPLAAGSYVCISIADQGQGIPRDIQQKIFDPYFTTKEQGIGLGLSTSHAIIHKHQGHITVQSDMGAGATFQVYLPAVCRQTQSPVDPLEETFISGSGRILVMDDEEMIRKTTAELLNFLGYNVDTAADGEETVTLYRQAMATGDPYQVVIMDLTVPGGMGGVETMAALHKLDPEVNGISTSGYCDDPVMANYADYGFKAVLPKPCKINLMAQTIQSLLTH; from the coding sequence ATGAATCAGGAAGACCGCCAGGCAATGATGACAGAAATTGAGCAGCTTCGTCACCAGAACGCCGTCCTGAAAACAAAACATCATCAGTCGCTGCTCTACATTCGTGACAAGGTCAATCAACTGCTTGGCGTCGTTGGCACCATACCGCTAAAGCCGGAAGAGCTTGACGATGACACCCTCATTGAGCTCGACCCCATAGGCATTGTCAGCGATGCCTTTACCCAGATTCTTGATCACCTCCGGGTGACGAACGACAAACTGCAGGAAACCCATGATGAGCTGCAGGCCATTTTCGACTCCGCTTCCGTGGGCATCGTTCTGGTTGATGCCCAGTATCGCATTCTCACCTATAACAGTCAGGCTGCCAAACAACTTTTCCAGGGGCAAGGTGACGTTATCGGCCAAACCTGTTATGACGCTATTTGTCACCATCCCTGCGAGCCTGACAGCTGCCTGATCAGCCGGGCAACATCCAGCGGCAGCAGATGCTCCAGAAAGAATCTGTCTTTGCAGAATCATCAGTATGATTTGGTTGCCACCCCAATTTTGGATAATAACGGCAACGTAAGCTGTGTGGTAACTGTTTTTACCGATATCACCGAACGGCTCCGTTCCGAAGCGGCACTGCGGGAAAGTGAAGAACGGCTGAGAAACCTTTTTGAAAACACCACCAATCTGATTCTGATTGTCAGTTTCGACGGACAGATACAATATGTCAACCAAGCCTGCTGCAATGCTTTGAGATATGGGCAGGATGAGCTCTATGCCCTTGCCATCCAGGATATTATTGCTCCCCAGGAGAAGTATACGGCCCGCCGTCAATTCAGAGCTATCCTGAACGGCAGCGGCCAGGACCACATAAGTACGGTGATGCAAACTAAAGACGGGGCTCTGGTTGAGGTGGAGGGCAGCGCCAGCTGCCAGATGGCAGATGGCAAACCGGTGGCCTTTCGAGCTATTTTGCGCGATGTCACCATCCAGCGCCGCCTGGAACTGGAAATGAGCCGGACCCAGAAACTGGAATCGGTTGGCATCCTGGCTGGCGGCATAGCACACGATTTCAACAATCTGCTGGCCGGCATCCTCAGCAACATTACGTTGGCCCGTTTTGACCTGCCAGCTGACAATAAGGCCAACGGACGTCTGCTGGAAACCGAAAAGGCCGTCGTCCGGGCGCAACATTTGACCCAGCAATTACTAACCTTCTCCAAAGGCGGGATGCCGGTGGTGCAGGATGTGACCATCGCCAGATTGCTCCATGATTCAGTGCGGTTTTCCCTCTCAGGCTCCAACGTCGAGAGCGTATTCTCCATCCCGGACAATCTATGGCAGGTGAAGGCTGACCCCGGCCAGATAGATCAGGTGATCCAGAATCTGGTTATCAACAGTGACCAGGCAATGCCGGATGGAGGTCAAATCAAGGTCTCCTGTCAGAACATTACCATCTCGGAGGATGATCCCGTTCCTCTTGCTGCCGGCAGCTATGTCTGCATTTCTATCGCTGATCAGGGGCAAGGTATTCCCCGTGACATCCAGCAGAAGATTTTCGACCCCTACTTCACCACCAAGGAGCAAGGTATCGGCCTGGGACTTTCCACTTCCCATGCCATTATCCACAAACACCAGGGGCATATTACGGTTCAGTCTGACATGGGGGCTGGAGCAACATTCCAGGTGTATCTGCCGGCCGTCTGCCGGCAAACTCAATCCCCAGTTGACCCCCTTGAGGAAACCTTCATTTCCGGCTCTGGCAGGATTCTGGTAATGGATGATGAGGAGATGATTCGTAAAACAACTGCCGAGCTGCTGAATTTTTTAGGCTATAACGTTGATACGGCAGCGGATGGAGAGGAAACTGTTACCCTTTACCGCCAGGCGATGGCCACCGGTGATCCCTATCAGGTGGTGATTATGGATTTGACTGTCCCGGGTGGCATGGGCGGAGTTGAAACCATGGCGGCATTGCATAAACTGGACCCCGAGGTGAACGGCATTTCAACCAGTGGCTATTGTGATGATCCGGTCATGGCAAACTACGCCGATTATGGTTTTAAGGCCGTGCTGCCCAAACCATGTAAAATCAACCTGATGGCTCAAACAATCCAAAGCCTGTTAACACACTAG